One Marinobacter panjinensis DNA segment encodes these proteins:
- the urtA gene encoding urea ABC transporter substrate-binding protein, whose product MDTTDIAASGRSFSKGLGFRKSLMTLAASVMLATSAQAATPSTDEVNTTGLAVTDDTVTVGILHSITGTMAISEIGSVQAEKLAIDQINASGGVLGRQIDFVQEDGASDWPTFAEKSRKLLRQDNVAAIFGAWTSASRKAVLPVMEQYNGMLYYPTFYEGLEQSPNVVYTGQEATQQILASLNWAAETKGAKSFYLLGSDYIWPRTSNKIARKHIEDKLGLKVSGEEYYPLGHTQFNSVINKIKLKKPDVIFASVVGGSNVAFYKQMKAAGIDFTDEKPLLLTISVTEDEIRGIGGENVDGIYASMKYFQSLDNANNEEFVAAFKEAYGDDMVIGDVTQAAYLGPWLWKAAVEKAGSFDIDKIREEFAGIEFKKAPEGYVRIHENHHLWSKTRIGQAQTDGQYKVVFETEELMEPDPFPEGYQ is encoded by the coding sequence ATGGATACGACAGATATAGCCGCCAGCGGGCGGTCGTTCAGCAAGGGATTAGGGTTTCGAAAGAGCCTGATGACACTGGCGGCGTCCGTCATGCTGGCCACGTCCGCGCAAGCGGCTACGCCGAGCACGGATGAGGTCAACACTACCGGACTGGCGGTCACTGATGACACCGTCACGGTCGGCATCCTGCACTCCATTACCGGCACAATGGCGATCAGTGAGATCGGTTCGGTGCAGGCGGAAAAACTCGCCATTGATCAGATCAACGCTTCCGGCGGCGTGCTCGGCCGCCAGATTGACTTTGTCCAGGAAGACGGCGCCAGTGACTGGCCAACGTTTGCGGAAAAGTCCCGCAAGCTGCTGCGCCAGGACAACGTCGCCGCCATTTTCGGTGCCTGGACTTCAGCGTCCCGTAAAGCGGTACTGCCGGTCATGGAGCAGTACAACGGTATGCTTTACTACCCGACCTTCTATGAGGGCCTTGAGCAGTCTCCGAACGTGGTTTACACCGGCCAGGAAGCGACTCAGCAGATCCTTGCCAGTCTGAACTGGGCTGCCGAAACCAAGGGTGCGAAAAGCTTCTATCTGCTCGGATCGGACTATATCTGGCCGCGTACCTCCAACAAGATCGCCCGCAAGCATATCGAGGATAAGCTCGGCCTCAAGGTTTCCGGTGAGGAGTACTACCCGCTGGGCCACACTCAGTTCAACTCGGTCATCAACAAGATCAAGCTGAAGAAGCCGGACGTGATCTTTGCCTCAGTAGTCGGCGGCTCCAACGTGGCCTTCTACAAGCAGATGAAAGCGGCCGGTATCGACTTCACCGACGAAAAGCCATTGCTGCTGACTATCTCCGTTACCGAGGACGAAATCCGCGGTATCGGTGGTGAGAACGTAGACGGCATCTACGCCTCGATGAAGTACTTCCAGAGCCTGGACAACGCCAACAACGAGGAATTTGTAGCGGCTTTCAAAGAAGCCTACGGCGATGACATGGTGATCGGCGACGTTACCCAGGCGGCTTACCTCGGCCCCTGGTTGTGGAAAGCAGCGGTTGAAAAAGCCGGCTCCTTCGATATCGACAAGATCCGCGAAGAGTTCGCAGGCATCGAGTTCAAGAAAGCACCAGAAGGCTACGTGCGCATCCACGAGAACCATCACCTGTGGTCCAAGACCCGTATCGGCCAGGCTCAGACTGACGGCCAGTACAAGGTGGTCTTCGAGACCGAAGAACTGATGGAACCCGATCCTTTCCCGGAAGGTTACCAGTAA
- the urtB gene encoding urea ABC transporter permease subunit UrtB: MFDGYTSSELMSIFAMQGFAGLSLFSVFVLMALGLTIIFGQMGVINMAHGEFMILGAYTTYLTSGFFQSYLPGLFGGYFFIAMILAFLVCAALGALVEWLMIRHLYHRPLDTLLATWGLSLIMQQAYRSIFGAREVGVDLPQWMLGAFNVTDLVQLPINGLFVMIIALSIAVGLYLLMYRSGYGRKVRAVVQNRPMAEAVGINSAGIDRATFALGCGIAGVAGAAFTMIGSTGPSSGQAYIVDTFLVVVFGGAQSLIGTIVSAFGISQAQSTMEFFLSGSMAKVLTLLVVIGILMLRPEGLMALKVRR, from the coding sequence ATGTTTGATGGCTACACCAGCAGTGAATTGATGTCGATATTTGCCATGCAGGGGTTTGCCGGGCTCTCCCTGTTTTCAGTGTTCGTACTGATGGCCCTGGGCCTGACGATCATCTTCGGGCAGATGGGTGTGATCAATATGGCCCACGGGGAGTTCATGATCCTCGGCGCCTACACAACCTACCTGACCTCCGGGTTTTTCCAGTCGTACCTGCCGGGGCTTTTTGGCGGGTATTTCTTTATTGCCATGATCCTGGCCTTCCTGGTCTGCGCTGCATTAGGGGCGCTCGTGGAGTGGCTCATGATACGGCACCTCTATCACCGACCTCTCGATACCCTGCTGGCGACCTGGGGTCTGAGCCTGATCATGCAGCAGGCTTACCGCTCCATCTTTGGCGCCCGGGAAGTGGGTGTCGACCTGCCGCAATGGATGCTGGGCGCATTCAATGTGACCGATCTGGTGCAATTACCGATTAACGGCCTGTTCGTAATGATCATCGCGCTATCTATTGCTGTGGGGCTCTACCTGCTCATGTATCGCTCCGGCTATGGCAGGAAAGTGCGTGCTGTGGTGCAGAACCGCCCCATGGCCGAAGCCGTGGGTATCAACAGTGCCGGTATCGACCGGGCCACCTTTGCCCTCGGGTGTGGTATCGCCGGTGTTGCGGGCGCTGCGTTCACCATGATCGGATCAACGGGGCCCTCATCCGGCCAGGCGTACATCGTTGATACCTTCCTGGTGGTGGTGTTTGGCGGCGCGCAAAGCCTGATTGGCACCATCGTGTCTGCCTTCGGCATCTCCCAGGCCCAGTCCACCATGGAGTTTTTCCTCAGTGGTTCCATGGCCAAGGTACTCACCCTGCTGGTCGTCATTGGCATTCTGATGCTTCGTCCGGAAGGACTCATGGCCCTCAAGGTCCGTCGCTAG